ccttttcacaattttactttgattaacactagtccacatcttgtcagcgattaaacatgtttcaagtttaaatgttaaattctggtctcgagccctcttgttcgaccaaactgaaattacccctcccactttggctcgtccagtgggtgtagcaagggtcgtgccatcgactaggaaacggagggtgcattaattgttgcatttcgatgcacattttgattatattcagaagattttgtggcaaaaactcagatagagaagcattaatattcacatctcacttattcaagactggctgagagcagcacttccattcagttaacatcattacgccatttattatgccaagaaagatgaagccaagacattttgccctccctggtctcagccagagatggttataccttacagagttttttcccacggaatgaaaacaaatgtacttgggctgaggcccaagtacaacaaggcagtattgctgaaggcaatgagtacttgggccgtgatagagtaattttgaggacaatatatactactattcaaatatggtcttgaatttcctcctgtcaatgaggcatttgattaactggttattaaacgaagcaatggcatgacaacggcaaaatatgtctagcaacttttgtggagtttgaggcaggggttctttatttatagcgggaattgcttaaactccttaaatattcaaattacagcaaatttcttttgttctcgatggtagatgtctaatatttagacgggcatatttagatttctaccgtatagttatccctatataccaaaaatcggacatccagctctattggcttgctcagaattatatatgcgcataattaatgaggtacaatatgtggtgtcataaggtgtcccatcataccatttatgaagggtgtagcacttgtggttactgagttgtggacaaatatatatatttgaggtcaaaggtcatcgaggtcacgtgacattttgtcaaaataattgtattgctaagtattcctatataccaaaaatcagacctctagctctattggcgcgctcaaaattatatatgcgcataattaatgaggtacaatatgtggtgtcataaggtgtcttatcataccaaatatgaaggatgtagcacttgtggttactgagttgtggacaaatatatatatttgaggtcaaaggtcattgaggtcacgtcacattttgtcataataattgtattgctaagttattcctatataccaaaaatcagacctctagctctattggctcgctcaaataagatatgcacataattaatgaggtacaatatgtggcatcataaggtgtcccatcataccaaatatgaaaggtttagcacttgtggttactgagtcatggacaataatgtatatttgaggtcaaaggtcaccaaggtcacatgatattttgtcaaaatgtctgagatatctacgtgaaccgatggactcactgatgcactcactgacggatatgagccaatctataagccccctggactttatccgtggggacaaaaaaactgtgtcactgcatcctttaggcaatatgaatacgatgagaaactaaatttttattttcttggcatcatacatgcgagtctatggagaactgccctatacatgggagtctatggaggtgtaaactaaaaagtcctctaacacggctaaatttgatagcattgtgaaacaaatcgacgtgcatctgtatggggttgggtactgtaggcgtgaacggacggacggacgcacggacatgaccaaacctataagtcccctcggacttcgtccgtggtgattaaaaacaacgcaacagttattacagctacaccggcggtaggttcatatccagagccccgtacggtctgccgccgtcgcttgaaaacaatctcatgcacccggccatatgggcagctggccggatcacagtcgctcgagagctattcagctctgggactattcgccccatagacgagtatacagaagcgaggtatttctcgcttctgtatactcgtctatggggcgaatagtcccagagctgaatagctctcgagcgactgtggccggatgcatgacttcccagagaaggcgagctgtcacgttcaagctcaggattatttgtcgatcaaatttcagtaaatttaccttacctagatgaaattttgtctataggctgaaattcgCCGAAGTTTggcaaaattacatcgatttttcaggttcatatgcgacattttgagttttgagtgcagacagaaataagttttgaggcaacatggctgcgaccccatgttgacccctagccctgcgtacgatgctatgtgctgtacagctaacacacagcatcgtacgcagggccagcgagagagttgccgacatcgacggttatttacgagaagtgaataaaagactgtcatttttggaagcgatcgagtagctgaggtaggctgggatacgacttgggcccaagaacgctgaatttcggcagtaatttggctttttacgtcaagtcccaaaatggatttgaagtcaccgacccaacgtacgggtctttgcagggctgtggtgagcggaggcggttagctgtagcggaacacacagcatcgtacgcagggctagttgacccccaagtgaaaatgtgttcgcgatcaaatcttcctatatttttttcagaattttcaacaaaatcattgcttcttacatcttttgtaaaatataaaatactaaaataaaactgcgatgtgccatatcatgtctccagatttctaaaatatcgttcgttgaccgttcgacgcaaacttgtgacgcagttgaaattcaatactgaccgccaaataaatgagacgagatcagtctagacatcctccaaattatccaaccattcgcattggagttcagctcgcttagagtatcataacatttttcggccttttagatcgaccctaatatctcccatttaggaaataatacacaagctacctcgacaaaacttcgtgcaccatccaagaccaaacgcactacaaatctgtcttgacgtcattatctccttacatggtaatcggcataccgtattttttagcaaaggggacacagaatacgtcggagtattcagtttcaaaacgtattacattgtgtgatgttgtcaaaaaaaagtcatgttactgcagggtataaattacaaaacacacaaagttcaaatcagtttattttggactggctttacccaacatttcatattgtttcttatgccagatttgaccacgtgcttactggcgaccccttttcatgcaaattttgtgtcaaatgatgtgttcccctggaaaaacaaacgtacgatttctaaatgaaggaggcgaaatttgccctcataactcgaaaccacccctttacgGGGTGTagctagctatttttaacgagcttctcgaatctgcagctctatttcgaaatgatggtcggttttctcagctcaaggataagtgttcgcTGTGGgcgttactattctcaaccggggtacagtttccagtcgaatgtttttcattgtgtccgggatataaaacctttccttttcaaactcttctctttgattaacactaatccacatcttgtcagtgattaaacatgtttcaagtttaaatgttaaattctggtctcgagccctcctgttcgaccaaaccgaaattacccctcccactttggctcgtccagtgggtgtagcaaggtcGTGCCATGCCtagtaaacggagggtgcattaattgttgcatttcgatgcacattttgattatattcagaagattttgtggcaaaaactcagatagagaagcatttatattcacatctcacttattcaagactggctgagagcagcacttccattcagttaacatcattacgccatttattatgccaagaaagatgaagccaatacattttgccctccctggtctcagccagaaatggttataccttacagttttttcccacggaataaaacaaatgtacttgggctgaggcccaagtacaataataataataataataaatacacAGCATTTGACAGCATCCTACTTGACCAGTCGTGGAGCAACAATGACACCATCATATTAGATTATACGAAATCTTCACCCAAACGAATTCATACTGCTAAATACAAAGGCTGATTAAAATGAATGCTTCCTACAGATCTCTTATTTTCACTACCAACTCAGAATTCGACGAAGGAAAAGGCAGAGAACCCGAAGAAAAGTTCGAAGTCACAAAGCAACCACTACAACTACACTGATCTGTTCAAAACGCCGAAACTTTGCCAAACAACCCTGATCATTCTGTATTTATGGTAAGTAGTTTACATTTCATAATGCGACTttgtttatgtcatcaaaattctTCCCGAATGTTTTCCTTCTTTGTCTCTTAGTCACCGAATTAAATATGTCCACATATGTGAACTCATGAAAGACAGAACGAAACTAATGTAAGAGTACTAAGACATACTTACTGTTTAAAAGGCGAGCCAATCATGAGCTTATCTGTTGCTAGTTATAGATTAACATGAAAAGTATCCCGGATGTAATACAGTTCGACTGAAGGAAGTATAGATAGAACATCTtagcttaaggtagaacgcgccacGAAAGTGCAGTGAGAGAcctaaaattttgctcaaaattcccTAAATGAAACTTAAAATCGTTCCCTTTCGCAATCAATAATAAATATCGGGGGTCAGCGTGCAAACATTGGTACTAGAGGtggaaaaaacaatatttaccaacatttgaaattcaaactgtcgccatccctgtgctaactctaacGGGAACAATtaaaaatttggattttcacaaaataaagcGACGATAACGTTAATACTCCATCAGATGCAAATTTAGTCCAAGTAAACAGTAGACTAAAATATTATAACGGTTTGAGAGTACGAATGACTATCCCCAAGGCGTGTTCTATCATAACAGGGCAATCATTTGCTCGTCGATGGTGTTTTTGTCGATAGAACAGTACATCAAAATAACACAAAGAATTAAATGCAAGCAAACACGTCACACAGATCCCAATATAGTGCTCTTAAAATCCCTTTTTAGACGAACAATATTAATTGAATTGAGTTAAAATAACTCTGAGATAATATAATACATCAGGCGAAACAGGCAACAAGTTGAACATATTTTCACACTTCGTGTTGAGCTCGTCTCGCAACAGTATATCCTATAATATTGCCAGACACGTgaacaacaacatgcaacgggCGCTTCGCAGAAATAATCCCTTCTGACACAAatagttttgatgttttttgagCTGCTCTACCATActctatttatattttatatcttATCCAGCTTTTCAATTGTGTTGCCTTATTTTGGATTATCGGTGTTTTCGACGTCACTTGCCGGCAACAGATATGTCAATTTCTTCCTGTCTGGACTGGTTGAAGTGCTTGCTATACTACTATCGTCTTACGCACTCCACCGCTGGGGGCGCCCTAAGCCGATCGGAGTGTGTAGTATCGTCTGCGGCATCTTTTGTTTCCTCAGTCCATTTCCAAAGAACGGTGAGTTCAGTTCGATTTGGCTTTGAATATTCATCAATTATTGAGCACCTTGTAGGCTTGGGTCGTGCAAAGATATTTTTATAATGTTAGGCattaataaacatttttttccgaGCAGCAATGAGTACACCTGAAGAAGAAATGGTCCGCACATTGAAAGTCTTAATCTCGTGATATATCGTGGCATAAGTAGCCCTGCATAAAGAGGGTCTACGCTCGCTGCAAACAGAAATACATGTCTTTGGTTCACCGAGCGGAAAAACCTTTGAATTCTTCCATCGACAGACTCATCAAATGCTTTACGAGTACAAAGGACAATTCAAGCTTATCCTAAGATGTGTCGAGTGCGTGGAAAGTTGATCGTTATGTACTTTCATGTGGTTTTAAGTTTCAATCGTCATGTTATAGCCTGCTCTCCATTGTCTTGACAATTtaaatgtgaagaaattttCAATGACGATCTTACTTGTATTCTCACAGCTTTACAACACTTAGGCACTGCATTCGCACTGATAGCTAAAGTCGGGGCTGCGGCGGCCTTCTGGTCCAGCTTTGTTCACGTGGCCGAGCTCTACCCAACTGTCGTCGGGTAAGttgtattaatgataataatacaTACAAGCGGGCCACAACGCGATATGCAATAATTTTATCCAATAAAaacgagaggaaagccaaaataattgaAGCAGGTGAGTGTTGTAGGCGAGAGCTCTCTTTGCTCTGTAACATACGTGCGCGTGTTGTTCGCATTGTAACAATGCAATTTTAACAAGTACATTTGTTACGTATACGATGGATATCTTCTGCATATGAATCCTAGGCCGAACTCAACTTCAGTCTGTGGACAACAAGGATGGTGAACATTTTCGTACAGACCGTGACCTCGAGTTGAACACAAAGCATTTCGACATGTTTGCCAGTATGACAAGACATACTGATATTTACTTTTTTATGAGTCAAACACCTTGAAATCCATAAAAAATAACGGATGGATAACGGTGCTTTAAAGGGGCATGAATTTTATCTCAATATCAGTGAAGAGTTCTTGGGTTGGGTACGCGGCACCAGCCATCGTATATACGTGTAGTACGCAAACTGTCTTTGGAATCTAGTTTTGGTCTTGATGAAATTTCCATCTCATCATTTTTGTTGCAGTAACAGTGGTTTTAGCCTTTGTGTTCTCGTAAGCCGCACATCCACAATCCTGATGCCCTTCATGCGATTGCTATCGGATGTATGGCAGCCTCTTCCCTACGTCATCATGGGATCCTTGACAGTGTTAGCGGGGGCTTTGGTGTTATTAGTGCCGGAAACGAAAAACCGTCCCGTACCGGCGACGATTGAAGAGTTTGAAAAACTACACAAGTAAGTGTATGTGCTGCTTTCATATCGTTTGCGTGTTCTGACTGTTACACAGTACAGACGTCGATACATTTTTGAATTGGTATCCGGTTTGAGAATCTTGGGGTGCATGTAAACGGTGTTTTTTATCCTCggttaaaaattcaaattctcCAAGTATAGTACACATTAATTTCGTGATGTCAACCGACCATTGATACActcttgttgttgttattgttattgttgttgttgatacacTGGACAAAAGcactgaaaaattatcaaacctCGCAATATCCTATGGAATTGAAAATGGAGGCACCAATCATACTGGCATGCGTTTCGAACACTTTTTTTCACCTTGCAATTGCGTCGCGAATATAGATTCAAATACACACATTTTATGCCTTTTCTGTTGACAGAAAACGAAGAAATGCGAAGGAAGAGGGCGACAATGCTGTGATAGCCGGAAAGTCAGACTATAAGCTTTGCGAATCTGGTATGAACTGTGATGTATGAATGCCTGTCTCTTACTTCCGGAGCGAGCACCTGTGTTTGCCGGCCTCTTCAAATGTCCTTTCGTCTTCTATATGGGAGACGGGAAGCGCTAGTCGTATTTCGTGAAATCCAACGTGTCGCCTCGGCAGAAACGACCGGTAAATCCAAATTTCATCGTTGTTAGAGACTGGGGATCTGCGTGTTTCTGAGCTATAGTATGGTCTGTTCTTGTCCTCCAGATAGTGCAATTGGATGAAGCCGAGTCTGACAGCCGTGATTTCATCTGCGTAACTGGCTAGGGAAGGTTCGCCTCATGCGAATATGACACTGAAAACCTGTACATACCTCAGCTCATTCTGTTGACTAAAGCTGTTCTTTTACAGCTGAACATTGAAGAAACTaaggtcaatttgttttgagagTGAAAGAATCGACTGGTTGTGCAATATACATAACCCAAAAGTATGACACCCGTGCAATTAATATTTTAGTGGATCTTGTCGAGATCTAAGTTTGACACagtttaaggcagtatgcgcctagAGAGTAaaagatttaaatttttctcaaactttttctcAGTGAAAcgttaaaccattctcttaccaaatcaagaatgaaaatcatggGTCTCCGCGCAAACTTTGGTACTGAAGCAAATTATCTAACATTTATCGTTGCTTTAAAATCAAAGTAGCCGccggccatccctgtgttaattctatggggaaaaataaaattttcaattatgacgatattttttcttactccaagaggtTTAAATGAGCCCTAACGTGTGGTTGATGagagagaattgtaaaaatagTCCGAACATCTATCACAAATTCGCATTCGACTCTATGAGACTGAAATAAGTGTTTTGAACACTGTGAAACCTGTGCGTGCGATGGCTGATTACTAGTCACCATCATATAGCTATCAAGAATAATACTACATCAGAAGGGAgattgatgacgtcatttaaAAGATCAACGGTGAGAAGTCAAACGTTTGGAGAGCTGTGACTATAaaactgttttgtaaataaagtcATACATGAAACTATGAGTCCATTATTACTTTTGCTTTATTCCATAAAGtcttaaatatttttaaataatacagCTCATCAAGTTTGAATATTCATCGTACACCTCACAATCAAACGCAATGGAATAAAATATCTACACGACCAGCAAGGTGGGTCCAATGCAAGCAGGAAATGACATCATACAAGCGGAAAGAGCTGCGCAcattaaatataaattatatatactgAATGATTTTGGCGCTTGTATTAAGTATTTGACAGTATTTATATATGATATTGATAATCGTACTATACAAAGTGGGTATCATCATTtgcttaaaaatacaactaaaatAGTCTGCGTTTTTCCCCGAAATGGGTAAGAGTTATCGGCACATCTGTTGACAGATCGACATGCGATCTGTGGGTTGGTTTGGTAAAATGGATTGAGAAAATGTTGTGAAGAGAAAGACTTCAAAGAAGCATTGACTGAAAATATTAATCTTACATGCACCCGATGAAGATATGTGAAATATGTACAGGATTTCACTGATAACCACGTTATATACTTATAAATTTTTTAGCCATCTATGACCAGTAATTTCATCTACATGGATAACTATATCATTCATATAGTAGTTGTACGCTAGATAGAAACAGCCGGATGATTGGTAATATGATAAAGCCGCTGACGTCATGAATGTATCAGgaaggtttaaccctttgagtgccaaagtcaattttgtcaactttatgaaatataacgCAGACGATTTTTTTTAGGTCCAAACATTTTTCCcagatttttcccaaattttTGGTTAAAACTGTAGCGTATGGAAAGCGCTGTCCatctggtccaaaattattaaaagaatTACGGGAAAATGCATAAAAATGGTtgaatattgcactaaaattttgctgtGAAAATTACAACACTTAAAGGGTTAATCTCTCGGTATCAACTAAGCGGACTTTTGTCACTCGGGGCTACAGTTGCGGATATGGTATACGTGTTGTGGGAAGATGCCCGGGGTTGAACAAACCGTCCAACAACCGTCATCTACAGATCACTTTGCGCGTGAACGAGGATGTAGGAACAAACTGTATTACTTATCCTGTTATTTCGACCGACCAGCGTAGCTGTACCTAAGACTACCTTTCACCCGGCATGTAAGAGTCATTTTCCAGTACAAAAGTAAATGCCCATGAGTGTTTTACAACTTTGATAAAATCTACAATAGCATGGCAAGATGcagcataaaattgtaaatggcGCCAAATAAAAGTGTGACTTTTCAAGTAATCGTTCACTAACATTCATGAGTGACTTAGCGTCTGCTTTTCATGCCAACCAAAAAATTGTTTCGACGACATGAATAGAACTCAAGATACACACCATTGATATGATATTAATCCTTTCCAATGATATGGACGTTCAAGGCTTCAAGTTATCATTGAGTATCCTCTGTactcataaaatatgacaagagTTTGTTACAGTGGGTGCGTAAACACGAGGCAACAGCAAATCGGAACTCAGTTCTTATTTCCCCCCACATAACCACCGCAGGCAAGTTTGTTTTCATAGCTGAAGTAATGGTAGTCTTTGATTGACGTacaggaaaagtaaacattgtgaCATGTACTTCAAGTTAATGATTTACTGCCGCATGCCACGCAAGGTCAATCTATTCGTCATAAATCGGTGAGATTGATAGAAATCTtaacatgcactacctgtcCGTTAGAGCACGTCTGTGAACTAAGGGCTGTTTCATAGACAGCAGCGGGgatcttccccctctactgtctatgctctTAATGCGCTATTGTAGGTAATGTcatatcacggtccctccacaaagggcCGTGGTCATATTATATCGAATATCCATTCAAAATCCCACCCAACCGTTTCGTAAGTGAGCACGGATTTTTGTGAGGGTTGAAAAGACTGAAGGCTTGTGAGTTTTCAGTTGAAAAGAATCGTTTCGCTGTAGGCCTACTTGTCGGTTGCACCCTTACGTTAGGTCGCAGATTTGGACTGAATAACGATTCAAGCTTAGTGGATGACAGGCAAGAGTGGAGGACGCCAT
The genomic region above belongs to Ptychodera flava strain L36383 unplaced genomic scaffold, AS_Pfla_20210202 Scaffold_43__1_contigs__length_1316584_pilon, whole genome shotgun sequence and contains:
- the LOC139128100 gene encoding organic cation transporter protein-like — translated: MLPTDLLFSLPTQNSTKEKAENPKKSSKSQSNHYNYTDLFKTPKLCQTTLIILYLCFSIVLPYFGLSVFSTSLAGNRYVNFFLSGLVEVLAILLSSYALHRWGRPKPIGVCSIVCGIFCFLSPFPKNALQHLGTAFALIAKVGAAAAFWSSFVHVAELYPTVVGNSGFSLCVLVSRTSTILMPFMRLLSDVWQPLPYVIMGSLTVLAGALVLLVPETKNRPVPATIEEFEKLHKKRRNAKEEGDNAVIAGKSDYKLCESGMNCDV